The proteins below are encoded in one region of Pelagibacterium flavum:
- a CDS encoding transferrin-binding protein-like solute binding protein, with amino-acid sequence MTTKLFALSAVAAALLVSGCTSSSSLPPSPLSYSAVGLNAGGTGTGNGSFAANPSTISVAVDGRNYTVGNGAATPGLPGGLTGYTYTDANGEAAYIGGSHAATALTSPAGTNTVYAIVDGRETTSSQMQSLPMQAANYDGVWGISSSSGQQAGGTFQAGANFDSRSVGFELYDQSGLVGGGNGRIIGTGFTSTLDTRNAVDQGPNNVRLNSNNTIDGQFYGPNADEMAGLVQGKTTDGNGATAGYLIGTQ; translated from the coding sequence GTGACTACCAAGCTCTTCGCTCTTTCCGCCGTCGCAGCGGCGCTACTCGTTTCCGGCTGCACAAGCTCCAGCTCGCTCCCGCCCTCACCGCTCAGCTATTCGGCCGTTGGGCTGAACGCCGGCGGCACGGGGACCGGTAATGGTTCGTTTGCCGCCAATCCCAGTACGATCTCTGTGGCCGTGGATGGCCGGAACTATACCGTTGGCAATGGCGCCGCCACACCGGGCCTGCCGGGTGGGCTGACGGGCTATACTTACACTGACGCAAATGGCGAAGCCGCCTATATCGGGGGCAGCCATGCGGCGACGGCACTGACCAGCCCGGCGGGAACCAATACGGTCTATGCCATCGTCGACGGGCGCGAGACCACGAGCAGCCAGATGCAGAGCCTGCCCATGCAGGCAGCCAATTATGATGGCGTGTGGGGCATTTCGAGCTCTTCGGGTCAGCAGGCGGGCGGCACCTTCCAGGCGGGAGCCAATTTCGATTCCCGTTCGGTGGGGTTCGAGCTGTACGACCAGTCCGGACTTGTGGGCGGCGGCAATGGGCGGATCATCGGGACCGGGTTCACCAGCACGCTCGATACGCGCAACGCGGTCGACCAGGGCCCGAACAATGTCCGGCTCAATTCCAACAACACGATCGATGGGCAGTTCTACGGCCCGAACGCCGATGAAATGGCCGGGCTGGTGCAGGGCAAAACCACCGACGGCAACGGTGCGACCGCCGGCTACCTGATCGGCACGCAGTAG
- a CDS encoding MDR family MFS transporter, protein MSQPAKAEPQVSDPNVRLVIGAVVATLLLASLGQTIITTALPIIVADLGGIEHISWAITGYLLAATVAAPVFGKLGDMYGRKLMLQSGIGIFLAGSVLAALSVDLNMLVFCRFVQGIGGGGLIVTAMAAIGDVLPPRERGKAQGFLGAAFGLSTVVGPLLGGVIVETLSWRWLFFVNIPVGIVAFAVIAFAFESRTKGEKRKIDYAGAALLTTALSALVIYTSIGGTILPWFAPEALVLPAIGVIALIAFIMVERRAAEPILPLYLFRNNAFLVSNAVGFIVGTAMFGTITYMPSYLLLVQGFAPTQAGLALLPMMIGLIGSSTLSGVIISRTGRYKILPIISTAILAVGALLLGTLGVDTPFQLVMFYMLLVGLGIGPVMSVGVTAIQNAVPHTVLGVATASAQMFRQIGGSLGVAALGAIFANRLAFETAAIGHAEGTAGFNAATLAAMPAPEQLDMLQAYTSALHPIYWVAAAAAAVASLIGWFLVEIPLSDRKPGPKIETEAEPQAAE, encoded by the coding sequence ATGTCGCAACCCGCAAAAGCCGAGCCGCAGGTATCGGACCCCAATGTCAGATTGGTGATCGGCGCGGTGGTCGCGACCCTGTTGCTGGCCTCGCTGGGCCAGACCATCATCACCACGGCACTTCCCATCATCGTTGCCGATCTCGGCGGCATCGAACACATTTCCTGGGCCATCACCGGCTATCTGCTTGCGGCAACCGTTGCCGCGCCGGTGTTCGGCAAGCTGGGCGATATGTATGGGCGCAAGCTCATGCTGCAATCGGGCATCGGTATCTTCCTCGCCGGCTCGGTCCTGGCTGCACTCTCTGTTGATCTCAACATGCTGGTCTTCTGCCGCTTCGTGCAGGGCATCGGCGGGGGCGGGCTCATCGTCACCGCCATGGCCGCCATCGGCGATGTGCTTCCGCCGCGTGAGCGTGGCAAGGCGCAGGGCTTCCTTGGTGCCGCCTTCGGCCTGTCCACCGTCGTTGGTCCGCTGCTCGGCGGTGTGATCGTCGAGACCTTGTCCTGGCGCTGGCTGTTCTTCGTCAACATCCCGGTCGGTATTGTAGCCTTCGCTGTCATTGCCTTCGCTTTTGAAAGCCGCACCAAGGGCGAAAAGCGCAAGATCGACTATGCCGGCGCCGCATTGCTCACCACAGCGCTCTCGGCCCTGGTTATCTACACCAGCATCGGCGGTACCATCCTGCCATGGTTTGCCCCTGAAGCGCTGGTTCTTCCCGCCATCGGCGTGATCGCGCTCATCGCCTTTATCATGGTCGAACGGCGCGCTGCCGAACCGATCCTGCCGCTCTATCTGTTCCGCAACAATGCGTTCCTGGTTTCCAATGCGGTGGGTTTCATCGTCGGAACGGCCATGTTCGGTACCATCACCTACATGCCCTCCTACCTGCTGCTCGTTCAGGGGTTCGCTCCCACCCAGGCCGGGTTGGCGCTTCTGCCCATGATGATAGGCCTGATCGGCTCCTCGACCCTGTCGGGGGTCATCATTTCGCGCACCGGGCGCTACAAGATTCTGCCCATCATCTCGACGGCCATTCTTGCCGTTGGTGCCCTGCTGCTCGGCACGCTCGGCGTCGATACGCCGTTCCAGCTCGTCATGTTCTACATGCTGCTTGTCGGCCTCGGCATCGGCCCGGTCATGAGCGTCGGCGTCACCGCCATCCAGAACGCCGTGCCCCACACAGTCCTCGGTGTCGCAACGGCAAGCGCCCAGATGTTCCGCCAGATCGGCGGCTCGCTCGGTGTCGCGGCGCTCGGCGCCATCTTTGCCAACCGGCTGGCCTTTGAAACCGCCGCCATTGGACACGCCGAAGGCACCGCAGGGTTCAACGCAGCGACCCTTGCCGCCATGCCCGCGCCCGAGCAACTGGACATGCTACAGGCCTACACTTCCGCCCTGCACCCCATCTACTGGGTTGCCGCAGCAGCAGCCGCAGTCGCGAGCCTGATCGGCTGGTTCCTCGTCGAAATCCCGCTCTCGGACCGCAAGCCGGGCCCTAAGATCGAGACCGAAGCCGAACCCCAGGCGGCCGAATAA
- a CDS encoding MarR family winged helix-turn-helix transcriptional regulator, with translation MPTRQDTLRDLLTKSGKDAGLADALIRIDNVVQNWRRQMHKRELGHRATRALGLDMDMAQIDVLFAIAHPMFAPDTNADDETMVSTVAERLHIDPSRASRLVAEMVNSGYARRAVSQRDARRTILELTPAGEAVIDAVRGYKWLLLGEFFSGWSPEDVATFVPLLERYSSWMNSSEVAEEKFADEIDELAKSIDRARQEVSSGSKSG, from the coding sequence ATGCCGACACGACAGGACACATTGCGGGATCTGCTGACCAAGAGCGGCAAGGATGCCGGATTGGCCGATGCCCTGATCCGCATAGACAATGTGGTTCAGAACTGGCGTCGTCAGATGCACAAGCGCGAATTGGGCCACCGGGCCACGCGCGCGCTGGGGCTCGACATGGACATGGCCCAGATCGATGTGTTGTTTGCCATCGCCCACCCTATGTTCGCACCTGACACCAACGCCGATGACGAGACGATGGTTTCAACAGTTGCCGAGCGTCTGCATATCGATCCATCGCGGGCCAGCCGGCTGGTGGCCGAAATGGTCAACTCCGGCTATGCGCGGCGCGCCGTATCCCAGCGGGATGCCCGACGGACGATCCTGGAGCTGACCCCTGCCGGCGAAGCGGTGATCGATGCGGTCCGGGGGTACAAATGGCTGTTGCTGGGTGAATTTTTCAGCGGCTGGTCTCCTGAGGACGTCGCCACTTTCGTGCCACTGCTCGAGCGCTATTCAAGCTGGATGAACAGCAGCGAGGTGGCCGAGGAGAAATTTGCCGACGAGATCGACGAGTTGGCAAAATCGATCGACCGGGCCCGGCAAGAGGTCTCCTCAGGCAGCAAGAGCGGGTGA
- a CDS encoding LysR substrate-binding domain-containing protein, which translates to MFSLDPDFLRTFLAISETGSFGAAGERVNKTQSTVSAQMKRLEEIIGVPLFEREGRRNVLTPDGLKLLEYAASMVRLNDEALRAFQPLAISGRLRLGAIDEYAQAFLPGTLRTFGAAHPGVQVEVVTGTSLQLRGLLAEGELDAAIISCRTGDADTETLRSDRLHWIGGENVSPHFDDPLPFCAWSQGCAWREMASAALVRDGRKWRLAVTTSNAALISLTVREGLGVAVAPSWFVSPGLRVLEEMDARYPLGVAEIGIKRGSAAASPVLDAFLAHVKSELNSPALAA; encoded by the coding sequence ATGTTTTCACTCGATCCCGATTTCCTGCGCACCTTTCTGGCCATCTCCGAAACCGGCAGTTTCGGTGCCGCTGGCGAGAGGGTGAACAAGACACAGTCGACAGTCTCGGCCCAGATGAAACGCCTTGAAGAAATTATCGGCGTGCCGCTGTTCGAAAGGGAAGGGCGGCGCAACGTGCTGACGCCTGATGGCCTGAAGCTTCTCGAATACGCCGCTTCGATGGTCCGCCTCAATGACGAAGCGCTGCGCGCATTCCAGCCGCTGGCCATAAGCGGGCGCCTGCGGCTCGGCGCCATCGACGAATATGCGCAGGCCTTTCTTCCTGGCACTCTTCGCACGTTCGGTGCGGCCCATCCCGGCGTCCAGGTCGAAGTGGTGACCGGCACGAGCCTTCAATTGCGCGGTCTTCTTGCTGAGGGCGAGTTGGACGCGGCGATCATCTCCTGCCGGACCGGCGATGCCGATACCGAAACGTTGCGGTCCGACAGGCTCCATTGGATCGGCGGCGAGAATGTCTCACCCCATTTTGACGATCCGCTTCCGTTCTGCGCATGGTCGCAGGGCTGTGCGTGGCGTGAAATGGCATCGGCTGCACTGGTGCGCGATGGGCGCAAATGGCGTCTGGCGGTCACCACCTCAAATGCGGCCTTGATCTCTCTGACGGTAAGGGAGGGTCTGGGTGTGGCCGTTGCTCCGTCCTGGTTTGTCAGCCCGGGGTTGCGTGTGCTCGAGGAAATGGATGCCCGCTATCCGCTGGGCGTCGCCGAAATCGGCATCAAGCGCGGATCGGCTGCGGCAAGTCCGGTGCTCGACGCTTTTCTTGCCCATGTGAAGTCGGAGTTGAATTCACCCGCTCTTGCTGCCTGA
- a CDS encoding DUF1127 domain-containing protein, whose translation MTQLERNDLFERDEFVERLRYRATIWRYLGAVISGWWADRQAYAMRRRAMVRLSEMEDWQLRDIGIERSEVEKMLHRYGVARPQGQAAQSIKVGHTQ comes from the coding sequence ATGACGCAACTTGAACGGAACGATTTGTTTGAACGGGACGAGTTTGTTGAACGGCTGCGGTATCGCGCCACGATCTGGCGCTATCTCGGAGCAGTGATCTCGGGCTGGTGGGCGGATCGGCAGGCATATGCCATGCGGCGGCGGGCAATGGTCCGGCTATCGGAGATGGAGGATTGGCAACTGCGCGATATCGGGATCGAGCGCAGCGAGGTCGAAAAAATGCTCCACCGCTATGGGGTGGCACGCCCTCAGGGGCAGGCCGCGCAGTCAATCAAGGTCGGTCATACTCAATAG
- the ndk gene encoding nucleoside-diphosphate kinase: MAIQRTFSIIKPDATKRNLTGKIISKFEDAGLRIVASKRIQMTREQAEGFYAVHKERPFFGELVDFMISGPVVVQVLEGEDAIAKNREVMGATNPENAEPGTIRKEFALSVGENSVHGSDAPETAAEEIKFFFNDDEIVG; encoded by the coding sequence ATGGCCATTCAGCGCACCTTTTCGATCATCAAGCCGGACGCCACAAAGCGCAATCTGACCGGCAAGATCATCTCTAAATTCGAGGATGCCGGCCTGCGCATCGTCGCTTCCAAGCGCATCCAGATGACCCGCGAACAGGCCGAAGGCTTCTATGCGGTCCACAAGGAACGCCCGTTCTTTGGCGAACTGGTCGATTTCATGATCTCGGGCCCCGTCGTCGTTCAGGTCCTCGAAGGCGAAGACGCCATCGCAAAGAACCGTGAAGTCATGGGCGCCACCAACCCCGAAAACGCCGAACCCGGCACCATCCGCAAGGAATTTGCCCTCTCGGTCGGCGAAAACTCGGTCCACGGCTCGGATGCACCCGAAACCGCTGCCGAAGAAATCAAGTTCTTCTTCAACGACGATGAAATCGTCGGGTAA
- a CDS encoding ABC-F family ATP-binding cassette domain-containing protein, with amino-acid sequence MLTITNLHYKIAGRPLFEGASVTLPTGAKTGFVGKNGSGKTTLFQLIQGFLSPEQGSIELSKRARIGAVAQEAPVSEMSVLDMVLSADKERTALLEEAETAHDPHRIADIHTRLADIDAHTAEARASAILKGLGFSLERQHGPCRELSGGWRMRVALAGVLFSQPDLLLLDEPTNYLDLEGTLWLEKYLATYPYTVFMISHDRDLLNKAVNSIIHLERGKLTFYKGAYDTFEETRRMQMELQNKAREKTLAQIEHMQKFVDRFKAKATKAKQAQSRVKAIAKLRPPEALFDEFAAPFSFQQPKKSPATPMITFDNVSVGYGETVILNKITNRIDPDDRIALIGPNGNGKSTFAKLLSGELKPMGGQMLRAKTLDVAYFAQHQLDHLKPEQTPYEHVIDLMPLESEAKRRARVAQMGLSTTRMDTKAKNLSGGERARLLMGIITFGGPGMLVLDEPTNHLDIDSRDALVHALNDYKGAVLIISHDRHLIEATCDTLWIAENGTVAEFEDDLDGYQRSLTSNGASGNGGGGSASDRKRERQEAAAKRAELAPLRKEIKSIEQKLEWKRKDLAKIDKQLDDPALYTGDADKAIALGIEKAKFEGEIAALEDQWLEKSAELEDAQAEA; translated from the coding sequence ATGCTTACGATCACAAACCTTCATTACAAGATTGCCGGGCGTCCCCTGTTCGAGGGGGCGTCGGTTACGTTGCCGACTGGAGCCAAGACCGGGTTCGTGGGCAAGAACGGATCGGGCAAGACCACGCTATTTCAATTGATCCAGGGGTTCTTGTCGCCCGAGCAGGGATCGATCGAATTGAGCAAGCGGGCGCGGATCGGGGCGGTGGCGCAGGAAGCGCCGGTCAGCGAGATGAGCGTGCTCGACATGGTGCTGTCCGCCGACAAAGAGCGTACGGCGCTGCTCGAGGAGGCGGAAACCGCGCACGATCCGCACCGGATCGCCGACATTCATACGCGGCTGGCCGATATCGACGCGCACACAGCCGAGGCGCGGGCCAGCGCAATCCTCAAAGGACTGGGGTTTTCGCTTGAGCGCCAGCATGGGCCGTGCCGGGAGCTTTCGGGTGGCTGGCGGATGCGCGTGGCACTGGCCGGGGTGCTTTTTTCCCAGCCTGATCTTTTGCTCCTCGACGAGCCGACCAACTATCTCGATCTCGAAGGGACGCTGTGGCTGGAGAAATATCTGGCGACCTATCCTTATACGGTCTTCATGATTTCTCACGATCGCGACCTGCTCAACAAGGCGGTCAATTCGATCATCCATCTCGAGCGCGGCAAGCTGACCTTTTACAAGGGCGCTTACGACACATTCGAGGAAACGCGCCGCATGCAAATGGAGCTGCAGAACAAGGCGCGGGAAAAAACGCTCGCCCAGATCGAGCACATGCAGAAGTTCGTCGATCGGTTCAAGGCCAAGGCGACCAAGGCCAAGCAGGCGCAGAGCCGGGTCAAGGCAATCGCCAAACTGCGGCCGCCCGAGGCATTGTTCGATGAATTTGCGGCACCTTTCAGCTTTCAGCAGCCCAAGAAATCGCCGGCCACGCCGATGATAACCTTCGACAATGTGTCGGTGGGGTATGGCGAGACGGTTATTCTAAACAAGATCACCAACCGGATCGATCCGGACGACCGGATTGCGCTGATCGGGCCGAACGGGAACGGCAAATCGACTTTTGCCAAGCTGCTCTCAGGCGAACTGAAGCCGATGGGCGGGCAGATGCTGCGGGCGAAAACGCTCGATGTCGCCTATTTCGCACAGCACCAGCTCGATCATCTCAAGCCCGAGCAGACTCCATATGAGCATGTGATCGATCTGATGCCGCTCGAAAGCGAAGCGAAGCGCCGGGCGCGGGTGGCGCAAATGGGGCTTTCGACGACGCGGATGGACACGAAAGCGAAAAACCTTTCGGGTGGCGAGCGGGCGCGGCTTTTGATGGGGATCATCACGTTTGGCGGGCCGGGCATGCTGGTTTTGGACGAACCAACCAACCATCTCGACATCGACAGTCGCGATGCGCTGGTCCATGCGCTCAATGACTATAAGGGCGCGGTGCTGATAATCTCGCACGACCGGCATCTGATCGAAGCGACCTGCGATACACTGTGGATCGCCGAGAACGGCACGGTGGCCGAGTTCGAGGACGATCTGGACGGGTATCAGCGCAGCCTGACCTCGAACGGAGCGAGCGGCAATGGCGGGGGCGGTTCGGCATCGGACCGCAAGCGCGAGCGGCAGGAAGCGGCGGCGAAGCGGGCCGAGTTGGCGCCGTTGCGCAAGGAAATCAAATCCATCGAGCAAAAGCTGGAGTGGAAGCGCAAGGATCTGGCCAAAATCGACAAGCAACTCGATGATCCGGCGCTTTATACAGGCGATGCGGACAAGGCGATTGCGCTGGGGATCGAGAAGGCGAAATTCGAGGGCGAGATTGCCGCGCTCGAGGATCAATGGCTGGAAAAAAGCGCCGAACTCGAGGACGCTCAGGCCGAGGCCTGA
- a CDS encoding DUF4344 domain-containing metallopeptidase, which yields MAKRVIAALLAMLAGVAPAAGQQLTNAQRDAAIQFALNNTRHTMLHEIGHLLVDQLELPVLGREEDAVDMMATLLMLDTGTEEDVIGLQDTIEGWLYSESFRPSRGYVNSAFYGAHSLDIQRSYAMACLMVGSDYERHTQYATRISLPIDRQKSCAEDYRIAERGWSTVLEPHLREGAPASDVTVQYRDTRGQYPEAQALLEQAQVLEQYADWVAKNYVLPNPVQITAENCGEVNAFYDLETREVILCYEWVDFFYELYVSDIMPVREHFELMRKLKLEKLGRVE from the coding sequence ATGGCGAAACGGGTAATTGCAGCGCTTTTGGCGATGCTGGCGGGGGTTGCGCCGGCGGCGGGCCAGCAATTGACCAACGCGCAGCGCGATGCGGCCATTCAGTTTGCGCTCAACAACACACGTCACACCATGCTCCATGAAATCGGGCATCTGCTGGTCGACCAACTGGAACTGCCGGTGCTGGGGCGAGAAGAAGACGCCGTGGACATGATGGCCACGCTGCTCATGCTCGACACGGGAACCGAAGAGGATGTGATCGGGCTGCAGGATACCATCGAGGGTTGGCTCTATTCGGAGAGCTTCCGGCCATCGCGCGGATACGTCAATTCGGCGTTTTACGGCGCGCACAGTCTCGATATCCAGCGCTCTTACGCCATGGCGTGCCTGATGGTGGGGAGCGATTACGAGCGGCATACCCAATATGCGACGCGAATTTCGCTGCCCATCGATCGGCAGAAAAGCTGCGCCGAGGATTATCGGATCGCCGAGCGGGGGTGGTCGACGGTGCTGGAGCCTCATCTTCGCGAAGGCGCCCCGGCCTCCGATGTTACGGTGCAGTACCGCGATACACGGGGGCAGTATCCGGAGGCACAGGCGCTTCTGGAACAGGCGCAGGTGCTCGAGCAGTATGCGGACTGGGTTGCCAAAAACTACGTTTTGCCCAACCCGGTGCAGATCACCGCGGAGAACTGCGGCGAGGTCAATGCGTTCTATGACCTCGAAACCCGCGAAGTGATCCTGTGCTATGAATGGGTCGATTTCTTCTATGAGCTTTATGTGTCCGACATCATGCCGGTGCGCGAGCATTTCGAGCTGATGCGCAAGCTCAAGCTCGAGAAGCTGGGCCGGGTCGAGTAG
- a CDS encoding YitT family protein: MDSSFEPRVRHTPLEDFLAILLGTLFVGLGVTFYSEAQITTGSTAGLALLVQYATGLPFGAVFFVVNLPFYILAFLRMGWQFTLKTFVAVGLVSVYPALMPNWLNISGINPFFAAIAGGAMMGMGILALFRHRASLGGVNILALYLQDNHKIPAGYVQFGIDFFILIAAVFILPFDRVLLSLVGAAFMSLVIILNHKPGRYMGVS, translated from the coding sequence ATGGACTCGTCTTTCGAACCCAGGGTCAGGCACACCCCGCTTGAGGATTTTCTTGCCATCCTGCTCGGCACCCTGTTTGTCGGGCTTGGCGTCACCTTCTATTCCGAAGCCCAGATCACCACCGGCAGCACCGCCGGTCTGGCCCTGCTCGTCCAATACGCCACCGGCCTGCCGTTCGGCGCCGTGTTCTTCGTCGTCAATCTGCCGTTTTATATTCTGGCCTTCCTGCGCATGGGCTGGCAGTTCACGCTCAAAACCTTCGTCGCCGTTGGCCTCGTTTCGGTCTATCCGGCGCTGATGCCCAACTGGCTCAACATTTCAGGCATAAACCCGTTCTTTGCCGCCATTGCCGGCGGCGCCATGATGGGAATGGGCATCCTCGCCCTGTTCCGCCACCGCGCCAGCCTGGGCGGCGTCAACATTCTGGCGCTCTACCTGCAGGACAATCACAAGATCCCGGCCGGCTATGTCCAGTTCGGCATCGATTTTTTCATCCTCATCGCGGCGGTCTTCATCCTGCCCTTCGACAGGGTTCTGCTCTCGCTCGTCGGCGCTGCCTTCATGAGCCTGGTCATCATTCTCAACCACAAGCCGGGGCGGTACATGGGGGTAAGCTGA
- a CDS encoding DNA polymerase III subunit chi, with translation MTDLLFYHLETRPLESVLPMLLEKTMERGWRAVVEVGSAERLETIDSALWTYSDDSFLPHAVARGEEADALQPVLLTGGDENPNGAAIRFFVDRATPRQLEGYERLVYIFNGHDPDAVTEARQVWRTLKPVYDLTYWQQDGEGRWSKKA, from the coding sequence ATGACCGATCTCCTCTTCTACCACCTCGAAACCCGCCCGCTCGAATCCGTGTTGCCCATGCTGCTCGAAAAGACCATGGAGCGCGGTTGGCGGGCGGTGGTGGAGGTGGGCAGCGCCGAGCGCCTCGAAACCATCGATTCTGCGCTCTGGACCTATTCCGACGACAGTTTTCTGCCCCACGCCGTCGCGCGGGGGGAAGAAGCCGATGCGCTCCAGCCCGTGCTGCTGACCGGCGGCGATGAAAACCCCAACGGCGCCGCCATCCGCTTTTTCGTCGACCGTGCCACCCCGCGCCAGCTCGAAGGCTATGAGCGACTGGTCTATATCTTCAACGGCCACGATCCCGATGCCGTCACCGAAGCGCGCCAGGTGTGGCGCACCCTCAAACCGGTTTATGATCTCACCTATTGGCAGCAGGACGGCGAGGGCCGCTGGAGCAAGAAGGCTTGA
- a CDS encoding winged helix-turn-helix transcriptional regulator: MNDHETQRIVTIQMGSQANDTPRTARHPTECLAEDWLAFLGHRWNALILWHLANGPMRYGELRDALPGITPKVLSERLAGLTGRLLILRTVSNGFPRETSYQLTPQGSTLGPIVLRLYDWAEENAARI; the protein is encoded by the coding sequence ATGAATGACCACGAAACACAGCGAATCGTGACTATCCAAATGGGAAGCCAGGCGAACGACACGCCCCGCACGGCACGCCACCCGACCGAATGCCTTGCGGAAGACTGGTTGGCCTTCCTCGGGCACCGTTGGAATGCGCTGATCCTCTGGCACCTTGCCAATGGTCCTATGCGATATGGTGAGTTGAGGGACGCGTTGCCTGGCATCACCCCCAAGGTGCTGAGTGAGCGGCTGGCCGGATTGACCGGACGTCTTTTGATACTGCGCACGGTCAGCAATGGTTTCCCTCGGGAAACGAGCTATCAACTGACGCCACAGGGATCGACCCTGGGGCCGATTGTCCTGCGGCTCTATGACTGGGCGGAAGAAAATGCAGCCCGGATCTGA
- a CDS encoding NAD(P)H-binding protein, protein MAGILIIGGYGHVGRQIAQHLAQDGRAGVRIGGRDAGRSAAVAGQLGCEWVTIDLNDSQSWDHALAGIETVIVCLDVATDEFPAHVLKKGLAYIDISATDDVLRRIEALDALARAHDGRAVLSVGLAPGLSNLMARTAAAELEHIEALTIGVLLGLGSTHGPAALNWTLDNLEPLTRGAVQMLRFGPEAKPVATMPFDFADQHVLARRQGLSPVVTRLGLDSPLITKGSLQLLSRLASKAWFRRLLHWSMTRFQLGSDRASLVVAAKGQNAGDSIHRRLTLDGRDEAAITALIAANVALMLPGSVGPGVWHIDEVWQLSDFAPTLMRAGVALSVPGPGGCDGRSGPPQKHRPLGARWAPKSHPHTHP, encoded by the coding sequence ATGGCAGGAATTCTCATCATTGGTGGCTATGGTCACGTTGGACGACAGATCGCGCAGCATCTGGCGCAGGACGGGCGAGCCGGTGTGCGGATCGGTGGACGCGACGCGGGCCGGTCGGCGGCAGTGGCTGGTCAACTCGGTTGCGAGTGGGTGACCATTGATCTCAACGATTCCCAAAGCTGGGATCATGCCCTAGCGGGGATTGAGACGGTCATCGTCTGCCTCGATGTCGCAACGGATGAATTTCCCGCGCATGTTCTCAAAAAAGGTCTGGCCTATATCGACATCTCGGCTACCGATGATGTCCTTCGGAGGATCGAGGCGCTTGACGCTCTCGCTCGCGCCCATGATGGCCGCGCCGTGCTCTCGGTCGGTCTGGCGCCGGGGTTAAGCAATCTCATGGCGCGCACCGCCGCCGCCGAGTTGGAGCATATCGAAGCATTGACCATCGGTGTGCTGTTGGGACTTGGGAGCACGCATGGCCCGGCTGCGCTGAACTGGACACTCGACAATTTGGAACCTCTGACGCGGGGCGCTGTGCAAATGCTGCGTTTTGGCCCGGAGGCAAAGCCGGTTGCCACGATGCCATTCGACTTTGCTGATCAGCATGTGCTGGCGCGCCGCCAAGGATTGTCACCCGTTGTCACCCGGCTTGGGCTGGACTCTCCCTTGATTACAAAGGGTTCGCTGCAGCTATTGTCGCGGCTGGCCTCGAAGGCATGGTTTCGCCGCTTGCTGCACTGGAGCATGACCCGGTTTCAGCTGGGATCGGATCGCGCGTCGCTGGTCGTGGCAGCCAAGGGGCAGAACGCTGGGGATTCCATTCATCGCCGCCTGACCCTTGATGGGCGTGACGAAGCCGCAATAACTGCCTTGATCGCAGCAAATGTTGCGCTGATGCTGCCCGGCAGCGTGGGCCCCGGCGTCTGGCATATCGACGAGGTATGGCAGCTCTCAGATTTTGCACCCACATTGATGCGCGCCGGCGTTGCGTTGAGTGTACCCGGCCCCGGCGGCTGCGATGGCCGCAGCGGCCCGCCACAGAAGCACAGGCCCCTCGGCGCCCGGTGGGCGCCTAAGTCCCATCCTCATACCCATCCCTGA